A genomic stretch from Oncorhynchus tshawytscha isolate Ot180627B linkage group LG07, Otsh_v2.0, whole genome shotgun sequence includes:
- the LOC112242661 gene encoding complement decay-accelerating factor isoform X13 — protein MFYSNAWSKCLICLIFLTSGNAECPKPQVEGNVVLTNDALLMNDFPEGEEATFECANGYLKEQGSERITCTSGEWSTLKLTCKKKDCGAPRKMPHLSYEFKEGTLFGASARAICDKGYQLMGPSYRQCYAIGWSGRPRCKVVTCDKPPEIMHGTIVEKPGKELPEYGGVIQYSCNEGYTLIGNKSIECTEDGEYNSLPPECKDVYDILLKPTTISTSSITTTSTVPPTIRDVNDILLKPTTISTSSITTTSSVPPTIRDVNGILLKPTTISTSSITTTSTVPPTIRVSGRNNGIGEHDTNAATVVGSGIGTVIVSLIVIVLITRYCKRKGARTAPIC, from the exons ATGTTTTATTCAAATGCATGGAGTAAGTGCTTGATATGCCTTATTTTTTTAACAAGTGGAAATG CCGAGTGTCCCAAACCTCAAGTAGAGGGAAATGTTGTTCTAACGAATGATGCGCTATTAATGAACGATTTTCCGGAGGGGGAGGAAGCCACTTTTGAGTGTGCCAACGGCTACTTGAAAGAGCAAGGATCTGAAAGAATCACCTGCACGAGTGGAGAGTGGAGCACGCTCAAATTAACCTGCAAAA AGAAGGACTGTGGTGCCCCCAGGAAGATGCCACATTTGTCATATGAGTTTAAGGAAGGCACGCTTTTTGGTGCATCAGCAAGAGCAATCTGTGATAAAGG tTATCAACTTATGGGCCCAAGTTATAGGCAGTGTTATGCCATAGGTTGGAGTGGAAGACCAAGATGTAAAG TGGTAACTTGTGATAAACCTCCTGAGATAATGCATGGCACGATTGTAGAGAAGCCTGGCAAAGAGTTACCAGAGTATGGTGGTGTCATACAGTACTCCTGTAATGAAGGTTACACCCTCATTGGAAACAAATCAATTGAGTGCACTGAAGATGGTGAATACAACTCATTACCTCCTGAATGTAAAG ATGTCTATGACATTCTTTTGAAACCAACAACTATATCAACATCATCAATAACAACAACATCGACTGTTCCACCCACAATACGAG ATGTCAATGACATTCTTTTGAAACCAACAACTATATCAACATCATCAATAACAACAACATCGTCTGTTCCACCCACAATACGAG ATGTCAATGGCATTCTTTTGAAACCAACAACTATATCAACATCATCAATAACAACAACATCGACTGTTCCACCCACAATACGAG TTTCAGGGAGGAATAATGGCATTGGGGAACATGACACCAATGCAGCAACTG TTGTGGGAAGTGGGATCGGCACTGTCATAG TTtcacttattgttattgttctgaTCACACGGTATTGTAAGAGGAAAGG GGCTAGGACTGCACCCATCTGCTAG
- the LOC112242661 gene encoding complement decay-accelerating factor isoform X10, giving the protein MFYSNAWSKCLICLIFLTSGNAECPKPQVEGNVVLTNDALLMNDFPEGEEATFECANGYLKEQGSERITCTSGEWSTLKLTCKKKDCGAPRKMPHLSYEFKEGTLFGASARAICDKGYQLMGPSYRQCYAIGWSGRPRCKVVTCDKPPEIMHGTIVEKPGKELPEYGGVIQYSCNEGYTLIGNKSIECTEDGEYNSLPPECKDVYDILLKPTTISTSSITTTSTVPPTIRDVNDILLKPTTISTSSITTTSSVPPTIRDVNGILLKPTTISTSSITTTSTVPPTIRVSGRNNGIGEHDTNAATAVVGSGIGTVIVSLIVIVLITRYCKRKGSYQFGEDRSRTEELLQFQNN; this is encoded by the exons ATGTTTTATTCAAATGCATGGAGTAAGTGCTTGATATGCCTTATTTTTTTAACAAGTGGAAATG CCGAGTGTCCCAAACCTCAAGTAGAGGGAAATGTTGTTCTAACGAATGATGCGCTATTAATGAACGATTTTCCGGAGGGGGAGGAAGCCACTTTTGAGTGTGCCAACGGCTACTTGAAAGAGCAAGGATCTGAAAGAATCACCTGCACGAGTGGAGAGTGGAGCACGCTCAAATTAACCTGCAAAA AGAAGGACTGTGGTGCCCCCAGGAAGATGCCACATTTGTCATATGAGTTTAAGGAAGGCACGCTTTTTGGTGCATCAGCAAGAGCAATCTGTGATAAAGG tTATCAACTTATGGGCCCAAGTTATAGGCAGTGTTATGCCATAGGTTGGAGTGGAAGACCAAGATGTAAAG TGGTAACTTGTGATAAACCTCCTGAGATAATGCATGGCACGATTGTAGAGAAGCCTGGCAAAGAGTTACCAGAGTATGGTGGTGTCATACAGTACTCCTGTAATGAAGGTTACACCCTCATTGGAAACAAATCAATTGAGTGCACTGAAGATGGTGAATACAACTCATTACCTCCTGAATGTAAAG ATGTCTATGACATTCTTTTGAAACCAACAACTATATCAACATCATCAATAACAACAACATCGACTGTTCCACCCACAATACGAG ATGTCAATGACATTCTTTTGAAACCAACAACTATATCAACATCATCAATAACAACAACATCGTCTGTTCCACCCACAATACGAG ATGTCAATGGCATTCTTTTGAAACCAACAACTATATCAACATCATCAATAACAACAACATCGACTGTTCCACCCACAATACGAG TTTCAGGGAGGAATAATGGCATTGGGGAACATGACACCAATGCAGCAACTG CAGTTGTGGGAAGTGGGATCGGCACTGTCATAG TTtcacttattgttattgttctgaTCACACGGTATTGTAAGAGGAAAGG CTCGTACCAGTTTGGAGAAGACCGAAGTCGAACAGAGGAATTATTACAATTTCAAAATAACTAA
- the LOC112242661 gene encoding complement decay-accelerating factor isoform X4, translating to MFYSNAWSKCLICLIFLTSGNAECPKPQVEGNVVLTNDALLMNDFPEGEEATFECANGYLKEQGSERITCTSGEWSTLKLTCKKKDCGAPRKMPHLSYEFKEGTLFGASARAICDKGYQLMGPSYRQCYAIGWSGRPRCKVVTCDKPPEIMHGTIVEKPGKELPEYGGVIQYSCNEGYTLIGNKSIECTEDGEYNSLPPECKDVYDILLKPTTISTSSITTTSTVPPTIRDVNDILLKPTTISTSSITTTSSVPPTIRDVNGILLKPTTISTSSITTTSTVPPTIRDVNDILLKPTTISTSSITTTSSVPPTIRDVNDILLKPTTILTASITTTSTVPPTIRVSGRNNGVGEHDTNAATEIAAVVGSGIGTVITVTLIVLITRYCKRKGSYQFGEDRSRTEELLQFQNNQVECLPKG from the exons ATGTTTTATTCAAATGCATGGAGTAAGTGCTTGATATGCCTTATTTTTTTAACAAGTGGAAATG CCGAGTGTCCCAAACCTCAAGTAGAGGGAAATGTTGTTCTAACGAATGATGCGCTATTAATGAACGATTTTCCGGAGGGGGAGGAAGCCACTTTTGAGTGTGCCAACGGCTACTTGAAAGAGCAAGGATCTGAAAGAATCACCTGCACGAGTGGAGAGTGGAGCACGCTCAAATTAACCTGCAAAA AGAAGGACTGTGGTGCCCCCAGGAAGATGCCACATTTGTCATATGAGTTTAAGGAAGGCACGCTTTTTGGTGCATCAGCAAGAGCAATCTGTGATAAAGG tTATCAACTTATGGGCCCAAGTTATAGGCAGTGTTATGCCATAGGTTGGAGTGGAAGACCAAGATGTAAAG TGGTAACTTGTGATAAACCTCCTGAGATAATGCATGGCACGATTGTAGAGAAGCCTGGCAAAGAGTTACCAGAGTATGGTGGTGTCATACAGTACTCCTGTAATGAAGGTTACACCCTCATTGGAAACAAATCAATTGAGTGCACTGAAGATGGTGAATACAACTCATTACCTCCTGAATGTAAAG ATGTCTATGACATTCTTTTGAAACCAACAACTATATCAACATCATCAATAACAACAACATCGACTGTTCCACCCACAATACGAG ATGTCAATGACATTCTTTTGAAACCAACAACTATATCAACATCATCAATAACAACAACATCGTCTGTTCCACCCACAATACGAG ATGTCAATGGCATTCTTTTGAAACCAACAACTATATCAACATCATCAATAACAACAACATCGACTGTTCCACCCACAATACGAG ATGTCAATGACATTCTTTTGAAACCAACAACTATATCAACATCATCAATAACAACAACATCGTCTGTTCCACCCACAATACGAG ATGTCAATGACATTCTTTTGAAACCaacaactatattaacagcatcAATAACAACAACATCGACTGTTCCACCCACAATACGAG TTTCAGGGAGGAATAATGGCGTTGGGGAACATGACACCAATGCAGCTACTG AGATTGCAGCAGTTGTGGGTAGTGGGATCGGCACTGTCATAA CAGTTACACTTATTGTTCTGATCACACGGTATTGTAAGAGGAAAGG CTCGTACCAGT
- the LOC112242661 gene encoding complement decay-accelerating factor isoform X14, whose protein sequence is MFYSNAWSKCLICLIFLTSGNAECPKPQVEGNVVLTNDALLMNDFPEGEEATFECANGYLKEQGSERITCTSGEWSTLKLTCKKKDCGAPRKMPHLSYEFKEGTLFGASARAICDKGYQLMGPSYRQCYAIGWSGRPRCKVVTCDKPPEIMHGTIVEKPGKELPEYGGVIQYSCNEGYTLIGNKSIECTEDGEYNSLPPECKDVYDILLKPTTISTSSITTTSTVPPTIRDVNDILLKPTTISTSSITTTSSVPPTIRVSGRNNGIGEHDTNAATAVVGSGIGTVIVSLIVIVLITRYCKRKGSYQFGEDRSRTEELLQFQNN, encoded by the exons ATGTTTTATTCAAATGCATGGAGTAAGTGCTTGATATGCCTTATTTTTTTAACAAGTGGAAATG CCGAGTGTCCCAAACCTCAAGTAGAGGGAAATGTTGTTCTAACGAATGATGCGCTATTAATGAACGATTTTCCGGAGGGGGAGGAAGCCACTTTTGAGTGTGCCAACGGCTACTTGAAAGAGCAAGGATCTGAAAGAATCACCTGCACGAGTGGAGAGTGGAGCACGCTCAAATTAACCTGCAAAA AGAAGGACTGTGGTGCCCCCAGGAAGATGCCACATTTGTCATATGAGTTTAAGGAAGGCACGCTTTTTGGTGCATCAGCAAGAGCAATCTGTGATAAAGG tTATCAACTTATGGGCCCAAGTTATAGGCAGTGTTATGCCATAGGTTGGAGTGGAAGACCAAGATGTAAAG TGGTAACTTGTGATAAACCTCCTGAGATAATGCATGGCACGATTGTAGAGAAGCCTGGCAAAGAGTTACCAGAGTATGGTGGTGTCATACAGTACTCCTGTAATGAAGGTTACACCCTCATTGGAAACAAATCAATTGAGTGCACTGAAGATGGTGAATACAACTCATTACCTCCTGAATGTAAAG ATGTCTATGACATTCTTTTGAAACCAACAACTATATCAACATCATCAATAACAACAACATCGACTGTTCCACCCACAATACGAG ATGTCAATGACATTCTTTTGAAACCAACAACTATATCAACATCATCAATAACAACAACATCGTCTGTTCCACCCACAATACGAG TTTCAGGGAGGAATAATGGCATTGGGGAACATGACACCAATGCAGCAACTG CAGTTGTGGGAAGTGGGATCGGCACTGTCATAG TTtcacttattgttattgttctgaTCACACGGTATTGTAAGAGGAAAGG CTCGTACCAGTTTGGAGAAGACCGAAGTCGAACAGAGGAATTATTACAATTTCAAAATAACTAA
- the LOC112242661 gene encoding complement decay-accelerating factor isoform X8 has product MFYSNAWSKCLICLIFLTSGNAECPKPQVEGNVVLTNDALLMNDFPEGEEATFECANGYLKEQGSERITCTSGEWSTLKLTCKKKDCGAPRKMPHLSYEFKEGTLFGASARAICDKGYQLMGPSYRQCYAIGWSGRPRCKVVTCDKPPEIMHGTIVEKPGKELPEYGGVIQYSCNEGYTLIGNKSIECTEDGEYNSLPPECKDVYDILLKPTTISTSSITTTSTVPPTIRDVNDILLKPTTISTSSITTTSSVPPTIRDVNGILLKPTTISTSSITTTSTVPPTIRDVNDILLKPTTISTSSITTTSSVPPTIRDVNDILLKPTTILTASITTTSTVPPTIRGRNNGVGEHDTNAATEIAAVVGSGIGTVITRTSLEKTEVEQRNYYNFKITKLNAYPRARTAPIC; this is encoded by the exons ATGTTTTATTCAAATGCATGGAGTAAGTGCTTGATATGCCTTATTTTTTTAACAAGTGGAAATG CCGAGTGTCCCAAACCTCAAGTAGAGGGAAATGTTGTTCTAACGAATGATGCGCTATTAATGAACGATTTTCCGGAGGGGGAGGAAGCCACTTTTGAGTGTGCCAACGGCTACTTGAAAGAGCAAGGATCTGAAAGAATCACCTGCACGAGTGGAGAGTGGAGCACGCTCAAATTAACCTGCAAAA AGAAGGACTGTGGTGCCCCCAGGAAGATGCCACATTTGTCATATGAGTTTAAGGAAGGCACGCTTTTTGGTGCATCAGCAAGAGCAATCTGTGATAAAGG tTATCAACTTATGGGCCCAAGTTATAGGCAGTGTTATGCCATAGGTTGGAGTGGAAGACCAAGATGTAAAG TGGTAACTTGTGATAAACCTCCTGAGATAATGCATGGCACGATTGTAGAGAAGCCTGGCAAAGAGTTACCAGAGTATGGTGGTGTCATACAGTACTCCTGTAATGAAGGTTACACCCTCATTGGAAACAAATCAATTGAGTGCACTGAAGATGGTGAATACAACTCATTACCTCCTGAATGTAAAG ATGTCTATGACATTCTTTTGAAACCAACAACTATATCAACATCATCAATAACAACAACATCGACTGTTCCACCCACAATACGAG ATGTCAATGACATTCTTTTGAAACCAACAACTATATCAACATCATCAATAACAACAACATCGTCTGTTCCACCCACAATACGAG ATGTCAATGGCATTCTTTTGAAACCAACAACTATATCAACATCATCAATAACAACAACATCGACTGTTCCACCCACAATACGAG ATGTCAATGACATTCTTTTGAAACCAACAACTATATCAACATCATCAATAACAACAACATCGTCTGTTCCACCCACAATACGAG ATGTCAATGACATTCTTTTGAAACCaacaactatattaacagcatcAATAACAACAACATCGACTGTTCCACCCACAATACGAG GGAGGAATAATGGCGTTGGGGAACATGACACCAATGCAGCTACTG AGATTGCAGCAGTTGTGGGTAGTGGGATCGGCACTGTCATAA CTCGTACCAGT
- the LOC112242661 gene encoding complement decay-accelerating factor isoform X11, giving the protein MFYSNAWSKCLICLIFLTSGNAECPKPQVEGNVVLTNDALLMNDFPEGEEATFECANGYLKEQGSERITCTSGEWSTLKLTCKKKDCGAPRKMPHLSYEFKEGTLFGASARAICDKGYQLMGPSYRQCYAIGWSGRPRCKVVTCDKPPEIMHGTIVEKPGKELPEYGGVIQYSCNEGYTLIGNKSIECTEDGEYNSLPPECKDVYDILLKPTTISTSSITTTSTVPPTIRDVNDILLKPTTISTSSITTTSSVPPTIRDVNGILLKPTTISTSSITTTSTVPPTIRVSGRNNGIGEHDTNAATVVGSGIGTVIVSLIVIVLITRYCKRKGSYQFGEDRSRTEELLQFQNN; this is encoded by the exons ATGTTTTATTCAAATGCATGGAGTAAGTGCTTGATATGCCTTATTTTTTTAACAAGTGGAAATG CCGAGTGTCCCAAACCTCAAGTAGAGGGAAATGTTGTTCTAACGAATGATGCGCTATTAATGAACGATTTTCCGGAGGGGGAGGAAGCCACTTTTGAGTGTGCCAACGGCTACTTGAAAGAGCAAGGATCTGAAAGAATCACCTGCACGAGTGGAGAGTGGAGCACGCTCAAATTAACCTGCAAAA AGAAGGACTGTGGTGCCCCCAGGAAGATGCCACATTTGTCATATGAGTTTAAGGAAGGCACGCTTTTTGGTGCATCAGCAAGAGCAATCTGTGATAAAGG tTATCAACTTATGGGCCCAAGTTATAGGCAGTGTTATGCCATAGGTTGGAGTGGAAGACCAAGATGTAAAG TGGTAACTTGTGATAAACCTCCTGAGATAATGCATGGCACGATTGTAGAGAAGCCTGGCAAAGAGTTACCAGAGTATGGTGGTGTCATACAGTACTCCTGTAATGAAGGTTACACCCTCATTGGAAACAAATCAATTGAGTGCACTGAAGATGGTGAATACAACTCATTACCTCCTGAATGTAAAG ATGTCTATGACATTCTTTTGAAACCAACAACTATATCAACATCATCAATAACAACAACATCGACTGTTCCACCCACAATACGAG ATGTCAATGACATTCTTTTGAAACCAACAACTATATCAACATCATCAATAACAACAACATCGTCTGTTCCACCCACAATACGAG ATGTCAATGGCATTCTTTTGAAACCAACAACTATATCAACATCATCAATAACAACAACATCGACTGTTCCACCCACAATACGAG TTTCAGGGAGGAATAATGGCATTGGGGAACATGACACCAATGCAGCAACTG TTGTGGGAAGTGGGATCGGCACTGTCATAG TTtcacttattgttattgttctgaTCACACGGTATTGTAAGAGGAAAGG CTCGTACCAGTTTGGAGAAGACCGAAGTCGAACAGAGGAATTATTACAATTTCAAAATAACTAA
- the LOC112242661 gene encoding complement decay-accelerating factor isoform X12: MFYSNAWSKCLICLIFLTSGNAECPKPQVEGNVVLTNDALLMNDFPEGEEATFECANGYLKEQGSERITCTSGEWSTLKLTCKKKDCGAPRKMPHLSYEFKEGTLFGASARAICDKGYQLMGPSYRQCYAIGWSGRPRCKVVTCDKPPEIMHGTIVEKPGKELPEYGGVIQYSCNEGYTLIGNKSIECTEDGEYNSLPPECKDVYDILLKPTTISTSSITTTSTVPPTIRDVNDILLKPTTISTSSITTTSSVPPTIRDVNGILLKPTTISTSSITTTSTVPPTIRVSGRNNGIGEHDTNAATAVVGSGIGTVIVSLIVIVLITRYCKRKGARTAPIC, from the exons ATGTTTTATTCAAATGCATGGAGTAAGTGCTTGATATGCCTTATTTTTTTAACAAGTGGAAATG CCGAGTGTCCCAAACCTCAAGTAGAGGGAAATGTTGTTCTAACGAATGATGCGCTATTAATGAACGATTTTCCGGAGGGGGAGGAAGCCACTTTTGAGTGTGCCAACGGCTACTTGAAAGAGCAAGGATCTGAAAGAATCACCTGCACGAGTGGAGAGTGGAGCACGCTCAAATTAACCTGCAAAA AGAAGGACTGTGGTGCCCCCAGGAAGATGCCACATTTGTCATATGAGTTTAAGGAAGGCACGCTTTTTGGTGCATCAGCAAGAGCAATCTGTGATAAAGG tTATCAACTTATGGGCCCAAGTTATAGGCAGTGTTATGCCATAGGTTGGAGTGGAAGACCAAGATGTAAAG TGGTAACTTGTGATAAACCTCCTGAGATAATGCATGGCACGATTGTAGAGAAGCCTGGCAAAGAGTTACCAGAGTATGGTGGTGTCATACAGTACTCCTGTAATGAAGGTTACACCCTCATTGGAAACAAATCAATTGAGTGCACTGAAGATGGTGAATACAACTCATTACCTCCTGAATGTAAAG ATGTCTATGACATTCTTTTGAAACCAACAACTATATCAACATCATCAATAACAACAACATCGACTGTTCCACCCACAATACGAG ATGTCAATGACATTCTTTTGAAACCAACAACTATATCAACATCATCAATAACAACAACATCGTCTGTTCCACCCACAATACGAG ATGTCAATGGCATTCTTTTGAAACCAACAACTATATCAACATCATCAATAACAACAACATCGACTGTTCCACCCACAATACGAG TTTCAGGGAGGAATAATGGCATTGGGGAACATGACACCAATGCAGCAACTG CAGTTGTGGGAAGTGGGATCGGCACTGTCATAG TTtcacttattgttattgttctgaTCACACGGTATTGTAAGAGGAAAGG GGCTAGGACTGCACCCATCTGCTAG
- the LOC112242661 gene encoding complement decay-accelerating factor isoform X7, whose translation MFYSNAWSKCLICLIFLTSGNAECPKPQVEGNVVLTNDALLMNDFPEGEEATFECANGYLKEQGSERITCTSGEWSTLKLTCKKKDCGAPRKMPHLSYEFKEGTLFGASARAICDKGYQLMGPSYRQCYAIGWSGRPRCKVVTCDKPPEIMHGTIVEKPGKELPEYGGVIQYSCNEGYTLIGNKSIECTEDGEYNSLPPECKDVYDILLKPTTISTSSITTTSTVPPTIRDVNDILLKPTTISTSSITTTSSVPPTIRDVNGILLKPTTISTSSITTTSTVPPTIRDVNDILLKPTTISTSSITTTSSVPPTIRDVNDILLKPTTILTASITTTSTVPPTIRVSGRNNGVGEHDTNAATEIAAVVGSGIGTVITRTSLEKTEVEQRNYYNFKITKLNAYPRARTAPIC comes from the exons ATGTTTTATTCAAATGCATGGAGTAAGTGCTTGATATGCCTTATTTTTTTAACAAGTGGAAATG CCGAGTGTCCCAAACCTCAAGTAGAGGGAAATGTTGTTCTAACGAATGATGCGCTATTAATGAACGATTTTCCGGAGGGGGAGGAAGCCACTTTTGAGTGTGCCAACGGCTACTTGAAAGAGCAAGGATCTGAAAGAATCACCTGCACGAGTGGAGAGTGGAGCACGCTCAAATTAACCTGCAAAA AGAAGGACTGTGGTGCCCCCAGGAAGATGCCACATTTGTCATATGAGTTTAAGGAAGGCACGCTTTTTGGTGCATCAGCAAGAGCAATCTGTGATAAAGG tTATCAACTTATGGGCCCAAGTTATAGGCAGTGTTATGCCATAGGTTGGAGTGGAAGACCAAGATGTAAAG TGGTAACTTGTGATAAACCTCCTGAGATAATGCATGGCACGATTGTAGAGAAGCCTGGCAAAGAGTTACCAGAGTATGGTGGTGTCATACAGTACTCCTGTAATGAAGGTTACACCCTCATTGGAAACAAATCAATTGAGTGCACTGAAGATGGTGAATACAACTCATTACCTCCTGAATGTAAAG ATGTCTATGACATTCTTTTGAAACCAACAACTATATCAACATCATCAATAACAACAACATCGACTGTTCCACCCACAATACGAG ATGTCAATGACATTCTTTTGAAACCAACAACTATATCAACATCATCAATAACAACAACATCGTCTGTTCCACCCACAATACGAG ATGTCAATGGCATTCTTTTGAAACCAACAACTATATCAACATCATCAATAACAACAACATCGACTGTTCCACCCACAATACGAG ATGTCAATGACATTCTTTTGAAACCAACAACTATATCAACATCATCAATAACAACAACATCGTCTGTTCCACCCACAATACGAG ATGTCAATGACATTCTTTTGAAACCaacaactatattaacagcatcAATAACAACAACATCGACTGTTCCACCCACAATACGAG TTTCAGGGAGGAATAATGGCGTTGGGGAACATGACACCAATGCAGCTACTG AGATTGCAGCAGTTGTGGGTAGTGGGATCGGCACTGTCATAA CTCGTACCAGT
- the LOC112242661 gene encoding complement decay-accelerating factor isoform X9, with protein MFYSNAWSKCLICLIFLTSGNAECPKPQVEGNVVLTNDALLMNDFPEGEEATFECANGYLKEQGSERITCTSGEWSTLKLTCKKKDCGAPRKMPHLSYEFKEGTLFGASARAICDKGYQLMGPSYRQCYAIGWSGRPRCKVVTCDKPPEIMHGTIVEKPGKELPEYGGVIQYSCNEGYTLIGNKSIECTEDGEYNSLPPECKDVYDILLKPTTISTSSITTTSTVPPTIRDVNDILLKPTTISTSSITTTSSVPPTIRDVNGILLKPTTISTSSITTTSTVPPTIRDVNDILLKPTTISTSSITTTSSVPPTIRDVNDILLKPTTILTASITTTSTVPPTIRVSGRNNGVGEHDTNAATEIAAVVGSGIGTVIRLGLHLSASLHLQP; from the exons ATGTTTTATTCAAATGCATGGAGTAAGTGCTTGATATGCCTTATTTTTTTAACAAGTGGAAATG CCGAGTGTCCCAAACCTCAAGTAGAGGGAAATGTTGTTCTAACGAATGATGCGCTATTAATGAACGATTTTCCGGAGGGGGAGGAAGCCACTTTTGAGTGTGCCAACGGCTACTTGAAAGAGCAAGGATCTGAAAGAATCACCTGCACGAGTGGAGAGTGGAGCACGCTCAAATTAACCTGCAAAA AGAAGGACTGTGGTGCCCCCAGGAAGATGCCACATTTGTCATATGAGTTTAAGGAAGGCACGCTTTTTGGTGCATCAGCAAGAGCAATCTGTGATAAAGG tTATCAACTTATGGGCCCAAGTTATAGGCAGTGTTATGCCATAGGTTGGAGTGGAAGACCAAGATGTAAAG TGGTAACTTGTGATAAACCTCCTGAGATAATGCATGGCACGATTGTAGAGAAGCCTGGCAAAGAGTTACCAGAGTATGGTGGTGTCATACAGTACTCCTGTAATGAAGGTTACACCCTCATTGGAAACAAATCAATTGAGTGCACTGAAGATGGTGAATACAACTCATTACCTCCTGAATGTAAAG ATGTCTATGACATTCTTTTGAAACCAACAACTATATCAACATCATCAATAACAACAACATCGACTGTTCCACCCACAATACGAG ATGTCAATGACATTCTTTTGAAACCAACAACTATATCAACATCATCAATAACAACAACATCGTCTGTTCCACCCACAATACGAG ATGTCAATGGCATTCTTTTGAAACCAACAACTATATCAACATCATCAATAACAACAACATCGACTGTTCCACCCACAATACGAG ATGTCAATGACATTCTTTTGAAACCAACAACTATATCAACATCATCAATAACAACAACATCGTCTGTTCCACCCACAATACGAG ATGTCAATGACATTCTTTTGAAACCaacaactatattaacagcatcAATAACAACAACATCGACTGTTCCACCCACAATACGAG TTTCAGGGAGGAATAATGGCGTTGGGGAACATGACACCAATGCAGCTACTG AGATTGCAGCAGTTGTGGGTAGTGGGATCGGCACTGTCATAA